In Xiphophorus couchianus chromosome 24, X_couchianus-1.0, whole genome shotgun sequence, a single genomic region encodes these proteins:
- the adamts5 gene encoding A disintegrin and metalloproteinase with thrombospondin motifs 5 isoform X2: protein MPRLLGALTGGMLWFRLLLQLLCVVEFGAGVSTFQGFYLPPATGSLHTPARRTDGVVRTIDRIYNGGGKVGYLVYLDGRRFQLDMERDESVLSHHFSPQYALAMMGQSPAPLQRECAYRGTVNSNPESLAVLSLCGGGLEGFFAVNHSRYTITPIIRAKGHEHDTRALHDRDAESALHVFTRESFSFEALSEGRESCGTRDGKRGRRDAAERRRHRGRGKGRRDGEEGHGARGRRWWSRLVKEPGARRKRSVSRARHVELLLVADDSMTKKYGRDLNHYLLTLASIASKLYGHASIENPIRLSVVKVITVLENEKGLEVTKNAAATLKSFCKWQNQQNPLDDDHQHHHDAAILFTRQDLCGHHSCDTLGMADVGTICSPERSCAVIEDDGLHAAFTVAHEIGHLLGLSHDDSKFCEERFGVNSHKQLMSSILTSIDASKPWSRCTSSTITDFFDDGNAECLLDSPRQPLLGPEELPGQSYDAVRQCRLAFGLEYTVCPGMDVCSRLWCAVIRQGQMVCLTKKLPAVEGTPCGKGRICLQGKCVDKTRKKHYSTSNHGSWSSWGPWGACSRTCGGGVQFAQRLCNNPAPRNNGRYCIGKRAIYRTCNVFPPCPPSSKSFRQEQCEVRNGPQTDPKGVKTFVEWVPKYAGILPKDVCKLTCRAKGTGYYVVFSQRVADGTECRPHSSSVCVKGKCIRTGCDGIIGSKLQFDKCGICGGDSLGCIRVVGNFTKKSKGYTDIVKIPAGSTHIKVRQHMAKDQTRFTAYLALRRPGSEYLLNGKFMISTSETIIPLNGSLLNYSGWTHHDEWLHSMGPGALKEAMVVQILATDSKKPLDVRYSYYMPRWTAPQQHLNSKLTLLQSTTTTSTTTRSATVPSG, encoded by the exons ATGCCGCGGCTCCTTGGCGCTCTGACCGGGGGCATGCTCTGGTTtcggctgctgctgcagctgctgtgcgTCGTGGAGTTTGGAGCCGGGGTGTCTACCTTCCAGGGGTTCTATCTTCCACCTGCGACCGGCTCGCTGCACACACCTGCCCGGAGGACGGACGGGGTGGTGCGGACCATCGATCGGATTTACAACGGTGGAGGGAAGGTGGGTTACCTGGTGTACCTGGATGGGAGGCGCTTTCAGCTGGACATGGAGCGGGATGAGTCGGTGCTGTCGCATCACTTCAGCCCTCAGTATGCGCTCGCGATGATGGGACAGAGTCCCGCGCCTCTGCAGCGGGAGTGCGCGTACCGCGGGACGGTGAACTCCAACCCGGAGTCTCTCGCCGTCCTCAGCCTCTGCGGCGGAGGTCTGGAGGGTTTCTTCGCCGTCAACCACTCGCGCTACACCATCACTCCCATCATCCGGGCGAAGGGACACGAGCACGACACGCGCGCACTGCACGACCGGGATGCGGAGAGCGCGCTCCACGTGTTCACGCGCGAGAGCTTCAGCTTTGAGGCTCTGAGCGAGGGGCGCGAGAGCTGCGGCACGCGCGACGGGAAGAGAGGGCGCAGGGATGCGGCTGAAAGACGGCGGCACCGAGGTCGCGGGAAGGGGAGACGGGACGGTGAAGAGGGGCACGGCGCGCGAGGGAGGAGATGGTGGAGCCGCCTCGTTAAAGAGCCAGGCGCGCGGCGCAAGAGGTCGGTGTCCCGCGCCAGGCACGTGGAGCTGCTCCTGGTGGCGGACGACTCCATGACCAAGAAGTACGGCAGGGACTTGAACCACTACTTGCTCACACTGGCATCCATCGCGTCCAAGTTGTACGGACACGCCAGCATCGAGAACCCCATCCGGCTGTCCGTGGTGAAGGTCATCACGGTCTTGGAGAACGAGAAGGGGCTGGAGGTGACCAAGAACGCGGCGGCGACGCTCAAGAGCTTCTGCAAGtggcagaaccagcagaacccgCTAGACGACGACCACCAGCATCACCACGACGCAGCCATCCTCTTCACCAGGCAG GACCTGTGCGGCCACCACTCTTGTGACACCCTGGGCATGGCGGACGTCGGCACAATCTGCTCTCCGGAGAGAAGCTGCGCCGTCATCGAGGACGACGGCCTTCACGCCGCATTCACCGTCGCTCACGAGATAG GTCACCTGCTGGGATTGTCCCACGATGATTCGAAGTTCTGCGAGGAGCGCTTTGGGGTCAACAGTCACAAGCAGCTCATGTCGTCCATTCTCACCTCCATCGACGCCTCTAAGCCCTGGAGCCGCTGCACCTCGTCCACCATCACCGACTTCTTCGACGACGGGAATG CCGAGTGTCTCCTGGACTCCCCTCGTCAGCCCCTCCTCGGCCCGGAGGAGCTCCCAGGCCAGAGCTACGACGCCGTCCGACAGTGCCGCCTGGCCTTCGGCCTCGAGTACACGGTCTGCCCGGGCATGGACGTGTGCTCCCGCCTGTGGTGCGCCGTGATCCGCCAGGGACAGATGGTGTGTCTGACCAAGAAGCTTCCGGCGGTGGAGGGCACGCCGTGTGGGAAGGGGCGCATCTGCCTGCAGGGAAAGTGTGTGGACAAAACTCGAAAGAAGCACTATTCG ACGTCCAACCACGGCAGCTGGAGTTCTTGGGGCCCGTGGGGTGCATGCTCTAGGACCTGCGGGGGCGGAGTGCAGTTTGCCCAGCGCCTGTGCAACAACCCGGCGCCACGAAACAACGGGCGCTACTGCATCGGAAAGAGAGCCATCTATCGGACCTGTAACGTCTTCCCACCATGCCCGCCCTCAA gtaAGAGTTTCCGTCAAGAACAGTGTGAAGTCCGCAACGGCCCCCAGACGGACCCCAAAGGGGTGAAGACCTTTGTCGAGTGGGTGCCAAAGTATGCAGGGATTCTCCCTAAGGATGTGTGCAAGCTGACATGCAGAGCAAAAGGGACAGGCTACTATGTGGTATTCTCTCAACGG GTAGCAGATGGCACCGAGTGTCGTCCTCACAGCAGTTCGGTGTGCGTGAAAGGGAAATGCATTCGCACGGGCTGCGACGGCATCATCGGCTCCAAGCTCCAGTTCGACAAATGTGGTATATGTGGAGGTGACAGCCTGGGATGCATACGGGTCGTTGGGAACTTCACCAAGAAGAG CAAAGGCTACACTGATATCGTGAAGATCCCCGCAGGGTCCACGCACATCAAGGTCCGTCAGCACATGGCCAAGGACCAAACCCGTTTCACTGCCTACCTTGCCCTCCGCCGACCCGGCAGCGAGTACCTCCTAAATGGCAAGTTCATGATCTCCACCTCAGAGACCATCATCCCGCTCAACGGTTCTTTACTCAACTACAGCGGGTGGACTCATCACGACGAGTGGCTCCACAGCATGGGCCCCGGGGCTCTCAAAGAAGCTATGGTGGTCCAGATTCTAGCCACAGATTCGAAAAAGCCCCTCGATGTCCGTTATAGTTACTACATGCCGAGGTGGACAGCCCCGCAGCAGCATCTGAACTCCAAGTTGACCCTTTTGCAGAGCACCACCACAACGTCTACCACAACGCGGTCCGCCACG GTCCCAAGTGGGTAA
- the adamts5 gene encoding A disintegrin and metalloproteinase with thrombospondin motifs 5 isoform X1, with translation MPRLLGALTGGMLWFRLLLQLLCVVEFGAGVSTFQGFYLPPATGSLHTPARRTDGVVRTIDRIYNGGGKVGYLVYLDGRRFQLDMERDESVLSHHFSPQYALAMMGQSPAPLQRECAYRGTVNSNPESLAVLSLCGGGLEGFFAVNHSRYTITPIIRAKGHEHDTRALHDRDAESALHVFTRESFSFEALSEGRESCGTRDGKRGRRDAAERRRHRGRGKGRRDGEEGHGARGRRWWSRLVKEPGARRKRSVSRARHVELLLVADDSMTKKYGRDLNHYLLTLASIASKLYGHASIENPIRLSVVKVITVLENEKGLEVTKNAAATLKSFCKWQNQQNPLDDDHQHHHDAAILFTRQDLCGHHSCDTLGMADVGTICSPERSCAVIEDDGLHAAFTVAHEIGHLLGLSHDDSKFCEERFGVNSHKQLMSSILTSIDASKPWSRCTSSTITDFFDDGNAECLLDSPRQPLLGPEELPGQSYDAVRQCRLAFGLEYTVCPGMDVCSRLWCAVIRQGQMVCLTKKLPAVEGTPCGKGRICLQGKCVDKTRKKHYSTSNHGSWSSWGPWGACSRTCGGGVQFAQRLCNNPAPRNNGRYCIGKRAIYRTCNVFPPCPPSSKSFRQEQCEVRNGPQTDPKGVKTFVEWVPKYAGILPKDVCKLTCRAKGTGYYVVFSQRVADGTECRPHSSSVCVKGKCIRTGCDGIIGSKLQFDKCGICGGDSLGCIRVVGNFTKKSKGYTDIVKIPAGSTHIKVRQHMAKDQTRFTAYLALRRPGSEYLLNGKFMISTSETIIPLNGSLLNYSGWTHHDEWLHSMGPGALKEAMVVQILATDSKKPLDVRYSYYMPRWTAPQQHLNSKLTLLQSTTTTSTTTRSATVSTTTVSSTPAALLLRPTTASVSSTPLPGPKWVTGPWMTCSRTCDTGWQSRTVQCKDQDGKLSKGCVLSARPSAFKHCLVKKC, from the exons ATGCCGCGGCTCCTTGGCGCTCTGACCGGGGGCATGCTCTGGTTtcggctgctgctgcagctgctgtgcgTCGTGGAGTTTGGAGCCGGGGTGTCTACCTTCCAGGGGTTCTATCTTCCACCTGCGACCGGCTCGCTGCACACACCTGCCCGGAGGACGGACGGGGTGGTGCGGACCATCGATCGGATTTACAACGGTGGAGGGAAGGTGGGTTACCTGGTGTACCTGGATGGGAGGCGCTTTCAGCTGGACATGGAGCGGGATGAGTCGGTGCTGTCGCATCACTTCAGCCCTCAGTATGCGCTCGCGATGATGGGACAGAGTCCCGCGCCTCTGCAGCGGGAGTGCGCGTACCGCGGGACGGTGAACTCCAACCCGGAGTCTCTCGCCGTCCTCAGCCTCTGCGGCGGAGGTCTGGAGGGTTTCTTCGCCGTCAACCACTCGCGCTACACCATCACTCCCATCATCCGGGCGAAGGGACACGAGCACGACACGCGCGCACTGCACGACCGGGATGCGGAGAGCGCGCTCCACGTGTTCACGCGCGAGAGCTTCAGCTTTGAGGCTCTGAGCGAGGGGCGCGAGAGCTGCGGCACGCGCGACGGGAAGAGAGGGCGCAGGGATGCGGCTGAAAGACGGCGGCACCGAGGTCGCGGGAAGGGGAGACGGGACGGTGAAGAGGGGCACGGCGCGCGAGGGAGGAGATGGTGGAGCCGCCTCGTTAAAGAGCCAGGCGCGCGGCGCAAGAGGTCGGTGTCCCGCGCCAGGCACGTGGAGCTGCTCCTGGTGGCGGACGACTCCATGACCAAGAAGTACGGCAGGGACTTGAACCACTACTTGCTCACACTGGCATCCATCGCGTCCAAGTTGTACGGACACGCCAGCATCGAGAACCCCATCCGGCTGTCCGTGGTGAAGGTCATCACGGTCTTGGAGAACGAGAAGGGGCTGGAGGTGACCAAGAACGCGGCGGCGACGCTCAAGAGCTTCTGCAAGtggcagaaccagcagaacccgCTAGACGACGACCACCAGCATCACCACGACGCAGCCATCCTCTTCACCAGGCAG GACCTGTGCGGCCACCACTCTTGTGACACCCTGGGCATGGCGGACGTCGGCACAATCTGCTCTCCGGAGAGAAGCTGCGCCGTCATCGAGGACGACGGCCTTCACGCCGCATTCACCGTCGCTCACGAGATAG GTCACCTGCTGGGATTGTCCCACGATGATTCGAAGTTCTGCGAGGAGCGCTTTGGGGTCAACAGTCACAAGCAGCTCATGTCGTCCATTCTCACCTCCATCGACGCCTCTAAGCCCTGGAGCCGCTGCACCTCGTCCACCATCACCGACTTCTTCGACGACGGGAATG CCGAGTGTCTCCTGGACTCCCCTCGTCAGCCCCTCCTCGGCCCGGAGGAGCTCCCAGGCCAGAGCTACGACGCCGTCCGACAGTGCCGCCTGGCCTTCGGCCTCGAGTACACGGTCTGCCCGGGCATGGACGTGTGCTCCCGCCTGTGGTGCGCCGTGATCCGCCAGGGACAGATGGTGTGTCTGACCAAGAAGCTTCCGGCGGTGGAGGGCACGCCGTGTGGGAAGGGGCGCATCTGCCTGCAGGGAAAGTGTGTGGACAAAACTCGAAAGAAGCACTATTCG ACGTCCAACCACGGCAGCTGGAGTTCTTGGGGCCCGTGGGGTGCATGCTCTAGGACCTGCGGGGGCGGAGTGCAGTTTGCCCAGCGCCTGTGCAACAACCCGGCGCCACGAAACAACGGGCGCTACTGCATCGGAAAGAGAGCCATCTATCGGACCTGTAACGTCTTCCCACCATGCCCGCCCTCAA gtaAGAGTTTCCGTCAAGAACAGTGTGAAGTCCGCAACGGCCCCCAGACGGACCCCAAAGGGGTGAAGACCTTTGTCGAGTGGGTGCCAAAGTATGCAGGGATTCTCCCTAAGGATGTGTGCAAGCTGACATGCAGAGCAAAAGGGACAGGCTACTATGTGGTATTCTCTCAACGG GTAGCAGATGGCACCGAGTGTCGTCCTCACAGCAGTTCGGTGTGCGTGAAAGGGAAATGCATTCGCACGGGCTGCGACGGCATCATCGGCTCCAAGCTCCAGTTCGACAAATGTGGTATATGTGGAGGTGACAGCCTGGGATGCATACGGGTCGTTGGGAACTTCACCAAGAAGAG CAAAGGCTACACTGATATCGTGAAGATCCCCGCAGGGTCCACGCACATCAAGGTCCGTCAGCACATGGCCAAGGACCAAACCCGTTTCACTGCCTACCTTGCCCTCCGCCGACCCGGCAGCGAGTACCTCCTAAATGGCAAGTTCATGATCTCCACCTCAGAGACCATCATCCCGCTCAACGGTTCTTTACTCAACTACAGCGGGTGGACTCATCACGACGAGTGGCTCCACAGCATGGGCCCCGGGGCTCTCAAAGAAGCTATGGTGGTCCAGATTCTAGCCACAGATTCGAAAAAGCCCCTCGATGTCCGTTATAGTTACTACATGCCGAGGTGGACAGCCCCGCAGCAGCATCTGAACTCCAAGTTGACCCTTTTGCAGAGCACCACCACAACGTCTACCACAACGCGGTCCGCCACGGTTAGCACCACTACCGTCTCCTCTACGCCTGCTGCTTTACTGCTAAGGCCAACTACAGCTTCTGTTTCTTCAACCCCTCTTCCAGGTCCCAAGTGGGTAACGGGACCTTGGATGACTTGCTCCAGGACTTGTGATACCGGCTGGCAGAGCCGGACGGTGCAGTGCAAGGACCAGGATGGCAAGCTGTCCAAGGGCTGCGTTCTGAGTGCCCGGCCCTCCGCCTTCAAACACTGTTTGGTGAAGAAATGCTGA